One window of the Cryptomeria japonica chromosome 7, Sugi_1.0, whole genome shotgun sequence genome contains the following:
- the LOC131039571 gene encoding pentatricopeptide repeat-containing protein At2g13600 — translation MCQTISFTTWQGYAQLGNGDEALKLFLSMQTGCLNPNVTSWNTIIASCVQKGQVNEISEIFRQMQMAGVKANTVTWNTMIAGHTQRGHEEEALKLFRQMCFTGVEPDSVTIASVFAACARLSALQDGEEIHGYIIRRAFPLNLFTGNTLLDMYSKCGCIASARSVFDKMSQRDVVTWTTLMVGYGHKTDREEVMKLFKQMQQAGVKPNVITYNGMISVFTQNEYGGEALKLLNEMQSTDIKPNTVTISSILSVCSDLRFHKQGKEIHNYIIRRGYQSDVLVGNSLIDMYTKCGYLEDARCVFDRMSRKDVISWNTMIVGYAQNGFDVEALNFFHKMQLTSVEPNIITWTAMISTHAQNGLAIEALKFFQDMQLFAMKPNSVTIASILPACTSLTALQQGKEIHGYMIRNRFEMDVNAGNALIYMYAKCGSIDTARMVFDKLSAKDAVSWNAIISGYAQKGHDEEAWSLFCEMQVGGIKPSVMSWTSMIAGYTQNGKCNEALTLFYQMVLAGQKPDTVVLASVLPACAHLAALKRGKEIHGHIIRIGFDSDIFAGSALIDMYAKCGCLQNAQQVFDKMPARNVVSWNAMIVGYAMHGNGVESLTIFSQMQQTRIKPDDITFTGVLSACSHAGMVDEGWKYFHSMSQIYGVVPKSEHYACMVDLLGRAGHLDEAYDFIKKMPLTPNASVWGALLGACRVHCNMELAGFIAERLLEVEPHNVGNFVLLSSIYAAAGRWDEAANTRKMIRDRGLRKNPGYSWIEVMDRVHVFHVGDNSHPQT, via the exons ATGTGCCAAACTATCAGCTTTACGACTTGGCAAG GTTATGCGCAGCTTGGGAATGGTGACGAGGCACTCAAATTATTTCTCAGCATGCAAACCGGATGTTTGAATCCAAATGTGACTTCATGGAATACCATCATTGCATCATGTGTGCAGAAAGGGCAGGTGAACGAGATATCAGAAATATTTAGACAAATGCAGATGGCGGGCGTCAAGGCAAACACAGTTACATGGAATACGATGATTGCAGGTCATACACAGAGAGgacatgaagaagaggccttaaaaCTCTTCCGTCAAATGTGTTTCACTGGTGTAGAGCCCGACTCTGTCACCATTGCCAGTGTTTTTGCAGCATGTGCTCGTTTATCAGCACTCCAAGATGGGGAGGAAATCCATGGCTACATTATTAGACGGGCATTTCCATTGAACCTTTTTACTGGAAACACTCTCCTAGACATGTACTCTAAATGTGGTTGTATTGCATCTGCACGATccgtgtttgacaaaatgtctcaaaGAGATGTGGTGACATGGACTACACTGATGGTAGGTTATGGCCATAAAACTGACAGGGAAGAAGTCATGAAACTATTTAAGCAAATGCAACAGGCAGGTGTGAAGCCTAATGTAATAACATATAATGGGATGATTTCAGTGTTTACTCAAAACGAGTATGGTGGTGAGGCGTTGAAACTCCTAAACGAAATGCAATCAACAGATATAAAACCCAATACAGTTACCATTTCTAGCATTCTATCTGTATGTAGTGATTTAagattccacaagcaggggaaaGAAATCCATAATTACATAATTAGAAGAGGATATCAGTCAGATGTTTTGGTGGGGAACTCTCTTATAGACATGTACACAAAGTGCGGATATCTAGAGGATGCACGGTGTGTGTTTGACAGAATGTCTCGaaaagatgtcatttcatggaatacaATGATTGTTGGTTATGCCCAGAATGGTTTTGATGTTGAGGCTCTAAATTTTTTTCATAAAATGCAACTAACAAGTGTAGAGCCAAATATCATCACATGGACTGCAATGATTTCAACACATGCGCAGAATGGGCTCGCCATTGAAGCCTTGAAATTTTTCCAGGACATGCAGTTGTTTGCTATGAAACCCAACTCAGTCACCATTGCAAGCATTCTCCCTGCTTGTACATCTTTAACAGCTCTACAACAGGGCAAGGAGATCCACGGTTACATGATCAGAAATCGATTTGAGATGGATGTCAATGCAGGAAATGCACTAATATATATGTATGCCAAATGTGGGAGCATTGACACTGCACGTATGGTGTTTGACAAATTGTCTGCCAAAGATGCTGTGTCTTGGAATGCAATAATTTCTGGATATGCCCAAAAAGGTCATGATGAAGAAGCCTGGAGTCTTTTCTGTGAAATGCAAGTGGGTGGCATCAAGCCAAGTGTGATGTCGTGGACATCAATGATTGCAGGGTATACCCAAAATGGGAAGTGTAACGAGGCCTTGACACTCTTCTATCAAATGGTTCTTGCTGGTCAGAAACCAGACACAGTTGTCCTTGCTAGTGTACTCCCTGCATGTGCCCATTTGGCAGCTTTGAAAAGAGGTAAGGAGATCCATGGCCACATAATTAGAATTGGATTCGACTCGGACATCTTTGCTGGAAGTGCTCTTATAGACATGTATGCCAAGTGTGGATGCCTGCAGAATGCACAGCAAGTTTTTGACAAAATGCCTGCAAGGAATGTTGTTTCGTGGAATGCAATGATTGTTGGTTATGCCATGCATGGGAATGGTGTGGAATCCCTCACCATCTTTTCTCAAATGCAACAGACACGCATAAAACCAGATGATATCACTTTCACTGGTGTGTTATCTGCATGCAGCCACGCAGGTATGGTGGATGAAGGCTGGAAGTACTTTCATTCCATGAGTCAAATTTATGGTGTTGTACCAAAGTCAGAGCACTATGCTTGCATGGTTGATCTTCTTGGTCGTGCTGGGCACTTGGATGAGGCATATGACTTCATCAAAAAAATGCCCTTAACACCTAATGCTTCTGTGTGGGGGGCTTTGCTTGGAGCTTGTAGAGTTCATTGTAACATGGAGCTAGCTGGATTCATTGCAGAACGACTCTTGGAAGTAGAACCCCACAATGTAGGAAATTTTGtgcttctatcaagcatttatgcTGCAGCTGGCAGGTGGGATGAAGCAGCAAACACAAGAAAAATGATTAGAGACAGGGGATTAAGAAAGAATCCAGGATACAGTTGGATCGAGGTCATGGATAGGGTGCATGTTTTTCATGTCGGAGATAATTCGCATCCACAAACATAA